A single window of Bordetella genomosp. 11 DNA harbors:
- the argB gene encoding acetylglutamate kinase: MTDTSETAALSPALKASVLSEALPYLRRFHGKTIVVKYGGNAMTEERLQQSFAHDVVLLKLVGLNPVVVHGGGPQIDDALRRIGKSGTFVQGMRVTDAETMEVVEWVLGGQVQQDIVMMINEAGGKAVGLTGKDGGLIRARKKLMENKENPSQPLDIGFVGDITQVDPAVVKALQDDQFIPVISPIGYGQDGKAYNINADVVAGKMAEVLGAEKLLMMTNTPGVLDKNGQLLRSLSARAIDDLFADGTISGGMLPKISSSLDAARSGVNSVHIIDGRVPHCLLLELLTDQGVGTMITSR; encoded by the coding sequence CCGAAACCGCCGCCCTGTCCCCCGCGCTGAAGGCCAGCGTGCTGTCCGAGGCACTGCCCTACCTGCGGCGGTTCCACGGCAAGACCATCGTCGTGAAATACGGCGGCAATGCCATGACGGAAGAACGGTTGCAGCAGAGCTTCGCGCACGACGTCGTGCTGCTCAAGCTCGTCGGCCTGAACCCCGTGGTGGTTCACGGCGGCGGTCCGCAGATCGACGATGCCCTGCGCCGTATCGGCAAGAGCGGCACCTTCGTGCAGGGCATGCGGGTGACCGACGCGGAAACCATGGAAGTCGTGGAATGGGTTCTGGGCGGCCAGGTGCAACAGGACATCGTCATGATGATCAACGAAGCCGGCGGCAAGGCGGTCGGCTTGACGGGCAAGGACGGCGGCCTGATCCGCGCGCGCAAGAAGTTGATGGAGAACAAGGAAAATCCCAGCCAGCCGCTGGATATCGGCTTCGTCGGCGATATCACGCAGGTCGACCCGGCCGTCGTCAAGGCGCTGCAGGACGACCAGTTCATCCCGGTGATCTCGCCCATCGGCTACGGCCAGGACGGCAAGGCGTACAACATCAATGCCGACGTGGTCGCCGGCAAGATGGCCGAAGTGCTGGGCGCGGAAAAGCTGCTGATGATGACCAATACGCCGGGCGTGCTGGACAAGAATGGCCAGCTGCTGCGCAGCCTGTCGGCGCGCGCGATCGACGATCTGTTCGCCGACGGTACGATCTCGGGCGGCATGCTGCCGAAGATATCCTCCTCGCTGGACGCGGCGCGCAGCGGCGTCAATTCGGTGCACATCATCGACGGACGCGTACCCCACTGCCTGCTGCTGGAACTGCTGACGGATCAAGGCGTGGGCACCATGATCACGTCGCGCTGA
- a CDS encoding pyrimidine 5'-nucleotidase translates to MHIHRYLLRPASRLRRSRRIAAAAPARLWLFDLDNTLHNTSHAIFPRIDAGMTRAVAETLGVDMDTANTLRTTYWKRYGATVIGMVRHHGVNAEAFLRMSHDFDVRPLIKAETGLPAKLRRLPGRKVLLTNAPLHYARAVLRHLGLLGQFDSLWAIEHMNWHGNFRPKPSATLLRRVLAREGVAAAHTVLVEDTLENLRGARRVGLRTVHIHHPGTPFSKGGRNRPGYVDLRVNSVSELLLQRRPLRR, encoded by the coding sequence ATGCACATACACCGGTATTTGTTGCGGCCGGCATCACGCCTGCGCCGCTCGCGCCGGATCGCCGCCGCCGCGCCCGCGCGCTTGTGGCTGTTCGATCTGGACAACACGCTGCACAACACCTCGCACGCCATCTTTCCGCGCATCGACGCGGGCATGACGCGCGCGGTGGCGGAAACGCTGGGGGTCGACATGGACACGGCCAACACCCTGCGGACCACCTACTGGAAGCGCTATGGCGCGACGGTCATCGGCATGGTGCGCCACCATGGCGTGAATGCCGAAGCCTTCCTGCGCATGAGCCACGATTTCGATGTCCGTCCGCTGATCAAGGCGGAAACCGGATTGCCCGCCAAGCTGCGCCGCCTGCCCGGACGCAAGGTGCTGCTGACCAATGCGCCGCTGCATTATGCGCGCGCGGTGCTGCGCCATCTTGGCTTGCTGGGGCAGTTCGACAGCCTGTGGGCCATCGAACACATGAACTGGCACGGCAACTTCCGGCCCAAGCCTTCGGCCACGCTGCTGCGCCGCGTACTGGCGCGCGAAGGCGTCGCCGCCGCGCATACCGTGCTGGTCGAGGATACGCTGGAAAACCTGCGCGGCGCGCGCCGCGTGGGACTGCGCACGGTACACATTCACCACCCCGGCACGCCCTTCAGCAAGGGCGGCCGCAACCGGCCGGGCTATGTGGACTTGCGGGTAAACTCGGTCAGCGAGTTGCTCCTGCAACGCCGGCCCCTGCGCCGCTAG
- the slmA gene encoding nucleoid occlusion factor SlmA encodes MASRPGEKKTQILQTLAEMLEQPHAARITTAALAARMQVSEAALYRHFASKAQMFEGLIEFIEQTIFTLVNQIGTAEPQGLGQARRMVNMLLTFSERNKGMTRVLTGDALVTEDNRLQDRINHINDRIEASFRQALRTAVHDGGLPANADVSAHASLLTHFVLGRWLRYAQSGWRVAPTAHLDEQLRLALG; translated from the coding sequence ATGGCAAGCAGACCCGGCGAGAAGAAAACGCAGATCCTGCAGACCCTGGCGGAGATGCTGGAGCAGCCCCACGCGGCGCGAATCACGACAGCGGCCCTGGCGGCTCGCATGCAGGTTTCGGAAGCCGCCCTGTACCGGCATTTCGCCAGCAAGGCGCAGATGTTCGAAGGCCTGATCGAGTTCATCGAGCAGACCATATTCACGCTGGTCAACCAGATCGGCACGGCGGAGCCCCAAGGCCTGGGCCAGGCACGGCGCATGGTCAATATGCTGCTGACGTTTTCCGAACGCAACAAGGGCATGACGCGCGTGCTGACGGGGGATGCGCTGGTCACCGAGGACAACCGCCTGCAGGATCGCATCAACCATATCAACGACCGCATCGAGGCGTCCTTTCGGCAGGCCTTGCGTACCGCGGTCCATGACGGCGGCCTGCCCGCCAACGCCGACGTCAGCGCGCATGCGAGCCTGTTGACGCATTTCGTGCTGGGCCGCTGGCTGCGCTACGCACAAAGCGGCTGGCGCGTCGCGCCGACCGCGCACCTGGACGAACAACTGCGCCTCGCACTGGGCTGA
- a CDS encoding HesA/MoeB/ThiF family protein — MNDRQLLRYARHILLDELGIEGQEKFLAAHALIIGAGGLGSPAAMYLASAGVGHITLVDDDVVELSNLQRQLLHTTESLGQPKVESGRRALHAFNPEVVVETIARRLQGDALDAAVARADVVLDCSDNFTTRHQINRACVHHRKPLVSGAAIRFDGQVGVFDMRDAASPCYHCLFPEADDVEEANCATMGVLAPLVGIIGSVQAAEALKVLAGIGQTLAGRLLCLDGLAMQWRSLNVPRDEECAVCAGR, encoded by the coding sequence ATGAACGACCGGCAGTTGCTGCGCTACGCCCGCCATATCCTGCTCGACGAACTCGGTATCGAAGGGCAGGAAAAATTCCTGGCGGCGCACGCGCTGATCATCGGCGCGGGGGGGCTGGGTTCCCCCGCCGCCATGTACCTGGCCAGCGCGGGCGTGGGCCACATCACCCTGGTCGATGACGACGTCGTCGAACTCAGCAATCTGCAGCGCCAGCTTCTGCACACCACGGAAAGCCTGGGGCAGCCCAAGGTGGAATCCGGGCGCAGGGCACTGCATGCTTTCAACCCCGAAGTCGTCGTCGAGACCATCGCCCGACGCCTGCAGGGCGATGCGCTGGATGCGGCCGTGGCGCGCGCGGATGTGGTGCTGGATTGCTCGGACAACTTCACCACGCGGCACCAGATCAATCGGGCCTGCGTGCATCACCGCAAGCCCCTGGTATCCGGCGCGGCCATTCGTTTCGACGGACAGGTCGGCGTCTTCGATATGCGCGATGCTGCCTCGCCCTGCTATCACTGCCTCTTTCCCGAAGCCGACGATGTCGAGGAAGCCAATTGCGCCACCATGGGCGTGCTGGCACCGCTGGTCGGGATCATCGGCAGCGTGCAGGCCGCCGAGGCGCTGAAGGTCCTGGCGGGCATAGGGCAGACCCTGGCGGGCCGCCTGCTTTGCCTGGACGGCCTTGCCATGCAGTGGCGCAGCTTGAACGTACCGCGCGACGAAGAATGCGCGGTGTGTGCGGGTAGATAG
- a CDS encoding S41 family peptidase, whose protein sequence is MSTRKFRSFGLVSLGVVAGVLLSVGVTAVAQRGGSPLPLDELRQFTNVFGAIKNNYVEPVDDKTLIDNAISGMVSGLDPHSAYLDADAYRDMQTATQGEFGGLGIEVGAEDGYVKVISPIEDTPAARAGVMAGDLITKINDTPTKGMSLNDAVKLMRGAPKTPITLTIMRADHPQPIVLRVVRDIIKVRSVRSKMLDGNVAYVRIAQFQEKTGADMARQLAELGAKQPPRALILDLRNDPGGLLTSAIGVASAFLPADSLVVSTDGRTPDARHKYLATPAEYARGEGNYLAGLPGWVKTVPMVVLVNVGSASASEIVAGALQDHKRAKVMGNRTFGKGSVQVILPLTEDTAIKLTTSRYFTPSGRSIQATGIEPDYVVADTATGDLFRLPREADLQRHLANQQAPNGEIKSANDPANIELPKTFEFGGKDDFQLKQALNLLDGKPIQKAIPKTAANDKASSQQSAARPGTEPPTERMTITPSGVQPAKAK, encoded by the coding sequence ATGAGCACTCGCAAGTTTCGTAGTTTCGGCCTGGTATCGCTCGGCGTAGTGGCCGGGGTTTTGCTCAGTGTCGGCGTGACCGCGGTCGCGCAGCGCGGCGGCAGCCCCTTGCCTCTGGACGAACTGCGGCAATTCACCAATGTATTCGGTGCCATCAAGAACAACTACGTCGAGCCGGTCGACGACAAGACACTGATCGATAACGCCATATCGGGCATGGTGTCCGGCCTGGATCCGCATTCCGCCTACCTGGATGCCGATGCCTATCGCGACATGCAGACCGCCACGCAAGGCGAATTCGGCGGCCTGGGTATCGAGGTCGGCGCCGAAGACGGCTATGTGAAGGTGATCTCGCCCATCGAGGACACGCCGGCCGCGCGCGCGGGTGTCATGGCGGGCGATCTCATCACCAAGATCAACGACACACCCACCAAGGGCATGTCGCTGAACGACGCGGTCAAGCTGATGCGCGGCGCGCCCAAGACGCCGATCACGCTTACCATCATGCGCGCCGATCATCCGCAGCCCATCGTGCTGCGCGTCGTGCGCGACATCATCAAGGTGCGCAGCGTGCGCAGCAAGATGCTCGATGGCAACGTCGCCTATGTGCGCATCGCCCAGTTCCAGGAGAAGACCGGCGCCGACATGGCCCGCCAGCTCGCGGAACTTGGCGCGAAGCAGCCGCCGCGCGCGCTGATCCTGGATCTGCGCAATGATCCGGGCGGCCTGCTTACCAGCGCGATCGGCGTGGCCTCGGCGTTCCTGCCGGCGGATTCGCTGGTGGTCTCCACCGATGGCCGCACCCCGGACGCGCGCCACAAGTATCTGGCGACGCCGGCCGAGTACGCCCGCGGCGAAGGCAACTACCTGGCGGGGCTGCCTGGCTGGGTCAAGACCGTTCCCATGGTCGTGCTCGTCAACGTCGGTTCCGCCTCGGCTTCCGAGATCGTCGCCGGCGCGCTGCAGGACCACAAGCGCGCCAAGGTGATGGGCAACCGGACGTTCGGCAAGGGCTCGGTGCAGGTCATCCTTCCCTTGACCGAAGATACGGCCATCAAGCTGACCACGTCGCGCTACTTCACGCCCAGCGGCCGTTCCATCCAGGCAACCGGTATCGAACCGGATTACGTGGTTGCCGATACGGCGACCGGCGACCTGTTCCGCCTGCCGCGCGAAGCGGACCTGCAGCGCCATCTGGCCAACCAGCAGGCGCCCAACGGCGAGATCAAGTCGGCCAACGATCCCGCCAATATCGAGCTGCCCAAGACCTTCGAGTTCGGCGGCAAGGACGACTTCCAGCTGAAGCAGGCGCTCAATCTTCTGGATGGCAAACCCATCCAGAAAGCGATCCCCAAGACCGCGGCGAACGACAAGGCCTCCAGCCAGCAGTCCGCCGCGCGTCCCGGCACGGAGCCGCCGACGGAGCGCATGACCATCACGCCGTCCGGAGTCCAGCCCGCCAAGGCAAAATGA
- a CDS encoding murein hydrolase activator EnvC family protein: MRLAARGWKAAALTLALAAGSVCAAPADLAEKQTEAQRQQSALRERIQSLQKTIDERESARKEAADALRQSETAISQINRRLAELGIQSKQAEADLAGLERQMTAQQAILAQRREELAKQLRAQYTSGLSPWTALLSGDDPQQLGRNLAYLGYVSQARAEAVQALRRDLDELARLQGQADARRQEIAQVVKETADQKTQLVAQQKERASVLARLEGQITAQREEAVKLGRDDQRMTRLIDDLQTAIEKQAEEARKAEEARRKAEEARRQAAAEAARKAEEARRQAVEDARRKAEEARKRADDARKAAEAARRAQEARDATQAREQVEAAARRDAEAAAAADKQAAAAAKQADDAEAAARRAAQASLPVARGNIEGLKPAESSSASQAPTARPQPSAGRGLRQGLPMPVQGATIQGRFGLGRPDGGVWRGIVLRVPEGTPVHAVAPGTVVYANWLRGFGNLIIVDHGQQYMTVYGYNQSLLKQVGDHVAAGDTIALAGATGGQVESGLYFEIRHGGAPVDPAQWLAQ; the protein is encoded by the coding sequence ATGCGGCTTGCTGCAAGGGGGTGGAAGGCCGCCGCGCTGACGCTGGCGCTGGCCGCCGGTAGCGTATGCGCGGCGCCGGCGGATCTCGCCGAAAAGCAGACGGAGGCGCAGCGCCAGCAATCGGCGCTGCGCGAGCGCATCCAGTCCCTGCAGAAGACCATCGACGAACGCGAGTCGGCGCGCAAGGAAGCCGCGGACGCCCTGCGCCAGTCCGAAACGGCGATCTCGCAAATCAACCGCAGGCTGGCCGAACTGGGCATCCAGAGCAAGCAGGCGGAAGCCGATCTGGCCGGCCTGGAGCGCCAGATGACGGCGCAGCAGGCCATCCTTGCCCAGCGCCGCGAAGAACTGGCCAAACAGCTGCGGGCCCAGTACACCAGTGGCCTATCGCCCTGGACCGCCCTGCTTTCCGGCGACGATCCGCAGCAGTTGGGCCGCAATCTGGCCTACCTCGGATACGTCTCCCAGGCCCGCGCCGAGGCCGTCCAGGCCTTGCGCCGCGACCTGGACGAGCTGGCCCGCCTGCAAGGCCAGGCCGATGCGCGGCGCCAGGAAATCGCCCAGGTCGTCAAGGAAACCGCCGACCAGAAGACCCAACTGGTCGCACAGCAGAAAGAGCGCGCCAGCGTACTGGCCCGCCTCGAAGGGCAGATCACCGCGCAGCGAGAGGAAGCGGTCAAGCTCGGGCGCGACGATCAGCGCATGACGCGGCTGATCGACGATCTGCAAACGGCAATCGAGAAACAGGCCGAAGAGGCGCGCAAGGCGGAAGAAGCCCGCCGCAAGGCCGAGGAGGCCCGCCGGCAGGCCGCGGCGGAGGCCGCCCGCAAGGCCGAGGAAGCGCGCCGGCAGGCCGTGGAGGATGCCCGCCGCAAGGCGGAAGAGGCCCGCAAGCGCGCCGATGACGCGCGCAAGGCGGCCGAGGCCGCACGCCGCGCGCAGGAAGCGCGTGATGCCACCCAAGCCCGCGAACAGGTCGAAGCCGCGGCCCGGCGCGATGCCGAGGCGGCAGCCGCGGCAGATAAGCAGGCCGCGGCCGCGGCCAAGCAGGCGGATGATGCGGAAGCCGCCGCGCGGCGCGCGGCGCAAGCCAGCCTGCCGGTCGCCCGCGGCAACATCGAAGGCTTAAAACCGGCTGAATCCTCAAGCGCGTCGCAGGCGCCCACCGCGCGCCCGCAACCGTCCGCCGGACGTGGCCTGCGGCAGGGCCTGCCGATGCCGGTGCAAGGGGCCACCATCCAGGGCCGCTTCGGCCTGGGACGCCCGGACGGCGGCGTCTGGCGGGGCATCGTCCTGCGCGTGCCGGAAGGCACGCCGGTGCATGCGGTGGCGCCCGGTACCGTGGTTTATGCCAATTGGCTTAGAGGCTTCGGCAACCTCATCATCGTGGACCACGGACAGCAATATATGACCGTATATGGCTATAACCAGTCGCTGCTGAAGCAGGTCGGCGATCACGTCGCCGCGGGGGACACTATCGCCTTGGCCGGCGCGACAGGCGGGCAGGTGGAATCGGGCCTATACTTTGAAATTCGTCATGGTGGCGCGCCGGTGGATCCAGCCCAGTGGTTGGCCCAGTAG
- the gpmA gene encoding 2,3-diphosphoglycerate-dependent phosphoglycerate mutase, with amino-acid sequence MHKLVLMRHGESQWNLENRFTGWTDVDLTDTGREQARAAGLLLKREGYTFDLAYTSVLKRAIRTLWIALDAMDAMYTPVGNSWRLNERHYGALQGLNKAETAAKFGDEQVLIWRRAYAIAPDPIPLDDPRHPRFDSRYARIPADQLPATECLKDTVARVLPFWNESIAPAIRAGRRVLISAHGNSLRALIKHLDGISDDDIVGLNIPTGQPLVYELDDELRPLRHYYLGDPAEIEAAMAAVAAQGKAKKA; translated from the coding sequence ATGCACAAACTCGTTCTGATGCGTCACGGCGAAAGCCAATGGAACCTGGAAAACCGCTTCACCGGCTGGACCGATGTCGACCTGACCGACACCGGCCGGGAACAGGCCCGCGCCGCCGGCCTGTTGCTCAAGCGCGAGGGCTATACCTTCGACCTGGCCTACACGTCCGTCCTCAAGCGCGCCATCCGCACGCTGTGGATCGCCCTGGATGCCATGGACGCGATGTACACCCCCGTCGGCAACAGCTGGCGCCTGAACGAGCGCCATTATGGCGCCTTGCAAGGCTTGAACAAGGCCGAGACCGCCGCCAAGTTCGGCGACGAGCAGGTGCTGATCTGGCGCCGCGCCTATGCCATCGCGCCGGACCCCATCCCCCTGGACGACCCCCGCCATCCGCGTTTCGACAGCCGCTACGCCCGCATCCCGGCGGACCAGCTGCCCGCCACGGAATGCCTGAAGGACACGGTCGCGCGCGTCCTGCCCTTCTGGAACGAATCCATCGCCCCGGCCATCCGCGCCGGCCGCCGGGTATTGATCTCGGCACATGGCAACAGCCTGCGCGCCCTGATCAAGCACCTGGACGGCATTTCGGACGACGATATCGTCGGACTGAACATCCCCACCGGCCAGCCGCTCGTCTACGAACTGGATGACGAACTGCGCCCCCTGCGCCACTATTACCTGGGCGATCCCGCCGAGATCGAAGCCGCCATGGCGGCTGTCGCCGCGCAAGGCAAGGCGAAAAAGGCCTGA
- a CDS encoding rhodanese-like domain-containing protein: MDFLHFLLSQNNIFIVAAAVVSGIMLAIPALRKSGGGSAIGTAEAIQMVNQRQAVWVDVRPAEQYQAGHIAQARSVPVTDLEKKAAGLPKNKPLVVVCEQGRDSSRAVSRLKAQGFAEVVALQGGMKAWSQAGLPVTQKA; this comes from the coding sequence GTGGATTTTCTGCATTTTCTGCTAAGCCAGAACAATATCTTTATCGTCGCCGCAGCGGTCGTATCCGGCATCATGCTGGCCATTCCGGCCCTGCGCAAGAGCGGCGGCGGCTCAGCCATCGGCACGGCGGAAGCCATCCAGATGGTCAACCAGCGGCAAGCCGTCTGGGTGGACGTGCGGCCCGCCGAACAATACCAGGCCGGGCATATCGCCCAGGCACGGAGCGTGCCAGTCACCGATCTGGAAAAGAAAGCCGCGGGCTTGCCGAAAAACAAGCCTTTGGTCGTGGTCTGCGAGCAGGGTCGCGACTCCAGCCGTGCCGTGAGCCGGCTGAAGGCCCAGGGTTTCGCCGAAGTCGTCGCCCTGCAGGGTGGCATGAAGGCCTGGAGCCAGGCGGGCTTGCCCGTTACGCAGAAGGCCTGA
- the grxC gene encoding glutaredoxin 3, translated as MKKVLMYSTGVCPYCIRAEALLKQRGVAEIEKIRIDTDPSQRDAMIQRTGRRTVPQIYIGETHVGGYDDLAALDRADKLVPLLG; from the coding sequence ATGAAAAAAGTCCTGATGTACAGCACTGGCGTCTGTCCATACTGCATCCGCGCCGAAGCCCTGCTCAAGCAGCGTGGCGTCGCCGAAATCGAAAAGATCCGCATCGACACGGACCCGTCGCAACGCGATGCGATGATCCAGCGTACCGGCCGCCGCACCGTGCCCCAGATCTATATTGGGGAAACGCATGTCGGCGGCTACGATGACCTGGCCGCGCTGGATCGCGCGGACAAGCTCGTTCCCCTGCTGGGCTGA
- the secB gene encoding protein-export chaperone SecB: MADQNNQQPGDDAPSFNLQRVYLKDLSLEMPNAPHVFLEQETPQVEVSINVGGQRLTETLFESSVTVTVTTRVSDKVLYLVEGTQAGIFELANIPAEQLDPLLGIVCPTMVYPYLRANVADAITRTSLPALHLAEVNFQALYEQRIAELQQQQSQQSGNDSGIILPPNVTRQ; the protein is encoded by the coding sequence ATGGCCGATCAAAACAACCAGCAACCGGGCGACGACGCTCCGTCGTTCAATCTGCAGCGCGTCTACCTGAAGGACCTGTCGCTGGAGATGCCCAATGCGCCGCACGTGTTCCTGGAACAGGAAACGCCGCAGGTGGAGGTCAGCATCAACGTCGGCGGCCAACGGCTTACCGAGACCCTGTTCGAATCCAGCGTTACCGTCACCGTGACGACGCGCGTCAGCGACAAAGTGCTCTATCTGGTGGAAGGCACGCAAGCCGGTATCTTCGAATTGGCCAACATCCCGGCCGAACAGCTGGATCCTCTGCTGGGCATCGTCTGCCCCACCATGGTGTATCCGTACCTGCGCGCCAACGTGGCCGACGCCATCACGCGTACCTCGCTGCCCGCGCTGCACCTGGCGGAAGTGAACTTCCAGGCCCTGTACGAACAACGCATCGCCGAACTGCAGCAGCAGCAATCGCAGCAGTCCGGCAATGATTCCGGCATCATCCTGCCGCCCAATGTCACCCGCCAATAA
- a CDS encoding NAD(P)H-dependent glycerol-3-phosphate dehydrogenase, translated as MSPANNEERETPRPAASRPAPPRVAVLGAGSWGTALAAVAARRRPTLLWARQAAQAAAINATHENARYLPGVSLPSTLDVVSDLGQALAWAAADGGVPLLILGVPVAGLEAMCQELAARLPALGCDGWHVVWTCKGFDEEQGRLPHEVARSSLGRLPGVSTGVLSGPSFAREVAQGLPVGLTVASSDAALCAATTAALHGGAVRVYAGSDIVGVEVGGAMKNIISIACGVSDGLMLGTNARAALITRGLAEMTRLGVALGARADTFSGLTGLGDLVLSATGELSRNRRVGLEIGAGRKLADILAGGMTAEGVRAARSALARARALGVDIPITAAVCAVLFDGVSPMTAVSTLLARDARPESGDLRVPD; from the coding sequence ATGTCACCCGCCAATAACGAAGAGCGCGAAACGCCGCGCCCGGCCGCCAGCCGGCCGGCGCCTCCCCGGGTGGCGGTGCTGGGCGCCGGCAGCTGGGGCACGGCGCTGGCGGCGGTGGCCGCGCGCCGCCGCCCCACCCTGCTGTGGGCGCGCCAGGCGGCGCAAGCCGCGGCCATTAACGCTACCCATGAAAACGCCCGGTATCTTCCGGGCGTTTCTTTGCCTTCCACGCTGGACGTCGTCAGCGATCTGGGCCAGGCGCTGGCCTGGGCGGCCGCCGACGGTGGCGTGCCGCTGCTCATCCTGGGGGTGCCGGTCGCCGGCCTGGAGGCAATGTGCCAGGAGCTGGCCGCGCGCCTGCCCGCGCTGGGCTGCGACGGCTGGCATGTGGTCTGGACCTGCAAGGGCTTCGACGAAGAACAGGGACGGCTGCCGCATGAAGTGGCGCGGTCATCCCTGGGCCGACTCCCCGGCGTCAGCACCGGTGTGCTATCCGGCCCCAGCTTTGCGCGCGAGGTCGCCCAGGGCCTGCCGGTGGGCCTGACGGTTGCCAGCAGCGATGCCGCCCTGTGCGCGGCCACCACGGCCGCCCTGCATGGCGGCGCCGTGCGTGTCTACGCCGGCTCGGACATCGTCGGCGTGGAGGTGGGCGGCGCGATGAAGAACATCATTTCCATCGCCTGCGGCGTGTCTGACGGCCTGATGCTGGGGACCAATGCCCGCGCGGCGCTGATCACCCGCGGCCTCGCCGAAATGACACGGCTGGGCGTGGCGCTGGGCGCGCGTGCGGATACGTTCTCCGGCCTGACCGGCCTGGGCGACCTGGTGCTCAGCGCCACCGGCGAGCTATCCCGCAATCGCCGCGTGGGCCTGGAAATCGGCGCCGGCCGCAAACTGGCCGATATCCTGGCCGGCGGCATGACGGCGGAAGGCGTGCGCGCGGCCCGCTCGGCCCTGGCCCGCGCTCGTGCCCTCGGTGTCGATATACCCATTACCGCCGCCGTCTGCGCGGTCCTGTTCGACGGCGTGTCGCCCATGACGGCCGTCTCCACCCTGCTGGCGCGCGACGCCCGCCCGGAAAGCGGCGACTTGCGCGTACCGGATTAA
- a CDS encoding Bug family tripartite tricarboxylate transporter substrate binding protein produces MPRLWLALASLAAALTMGAPAHAEWPERPIDLIVPFPAGSSPDLLARIVSEPLSQALGKPIIVQNKPGAGGNIGTRVAAEAKPDGYTMLFTINGPLTTAPTLYRKTLGYDPFTDLAPVTLVATSPNVLVVPSSLNIKTVDQFVKLAKDKPGALNYGSVGPGSASQLAMEMFKGQAGLDIAHIPYPGFPQVISAIISGDIQASFMVPAIAMPQARNGKATVLAVTSLERADTLPDVPTMAEQGYPGFEAISWDAILVPAGTPSGIVERLNSELARIISSEKVREQMAVQYFTPAPSSPEQLTTRMRDEKARWDAVIEKLNLSLE; encoded by the coding sequence ATGCCCCGGTTGTGGCTGGCACTGGCCTCCCTTGCCGCCGCCCTGACGATGGGCGCGCCGGCGCATGCGGAATGGCCGGAGCGTCCCATAGACCTGATCGTGCCCTTCCCCGCCGGGTCGTCGCCGGACCTGCTGGCCCGCATCGTATCGGAGCCGCTATCCCAGGCCTTGGGCAAACCCATCATCGTGCAGAACAAGCCGGGCGCCGGCGGCAACATCGGCACGCGCGTCGCCGCCGAGGCCAAGCCGGACGGCTATACGATGCTGTTCACGATCAATGGGCCGCTGACCACCGCGCCCACGCTGTATCGCAAGACGCTGGGCTACGATCCGTTCACGGACCTGGCGCCCGTCACGCTGGTGGCGACCAGCCCCAACGTGCTGGTAGTGCCCAGCAGCCTGAATATCAAGACCGTGGACCAATTCGTGAAACTGGCCAAGGACAAGCCTGGCGCGCTGAATTATGGCTCCGTCGGGCCGGGCAGCGCCTCGCAGCTGGCCATGGAGATGTTCAAGGGCCAGGCCGGACTGGACATCGCCCATATCCCCTACCCCGGCTTTCCGCAGGTGATCAGCGCCATCATTTCGGGCGACATCCAGGCGTCGTTCATGGTCCCGGCGATTGCCATGCCGCAAGCACGCAATGGCAAGGCGACGGTACTGGCGGTCACCAGCCTGGAGCGGGCAGACACGCTGCCCGACGTGCCCACCATGGCCGAACAGGGCTATCCGGGCTTCGAGGCGATCTCGTGGGATGCCATCCTGGTCCCGGCGGGGACGCCCAGTGGGATCGTGGAACGACTCAATAGCGAACTTGCCCGTATCATCAGCAGCGAGAAGGTCCGCGAACAGATGGCGGTGCAGTACTTCACGCCGGCGCCATCGTCGCCCGAACAGTTGACCACGCGCATGCGCGATGAAAAAGCGCGCTGGGACGCGGTGATCGAGAAGCTGAATCTGTCGCTGGAATAA